The Amycolatopsis sp. QT-25 genomic sequence ATCCGGAACCAACCGCATCGGCCCGAGATCGTGCTGCTGGCCACCGAACTTTCGCCGGGTGAGGCGCTGCACGCGATCGCGGCGGGCGCGCACGGTCTGCTGCGCCGCCGGGAGGCCACCGCGAACCGGCTCTCCCGCGCCGTGCTCGCCGCGATCGTCGGTGACTGCACCATGCCACCGGACCTGATCGACCGGGTGCTCGAACAGGGCATGGAGAACCCGGCGCCCGACGCGCCGCAGACGTGGGCGCGCGGCGGGCTCAACGAACGCGAGCACGCCGTGCTACGCCTCGTCGCCGAAGGATACGAGACCGACGAGATCGCCCGGCGGCTGTCCTATTCGGCGCGCACCGTGACGGCCGTCGTGCACGACATCACCCAGCGGTTCAGGCTGCGCAACCGGGCACACGCCGTGGCCTACGCACTACGGGCCAGGTTGCTGTGATCAGTGTGCAGGTCCACGCCGGAGGCGCACTCGTCCGGGAAACCGTGGTCGAGAAGTTGCGGCAGGCGGGGATCCTCGTCGCGGCCGCGGCGGACACCGTGGTGGTGGCCGCCGGCGGCACGATCGACGAGGCGTTGAACGCCTGTCCCGCCACCCGCCGCTCGGCGGGTCATCGGTTGATCGTCGCCGCGGACACGCTCAACCCGGCCGGTGTCCTCCGCGCCTTCCGGGCCGGGGCACGGATCCTGTTGCAGACTCCCGAAACGACGCCCGCGCAGTTCGGCGCCGCCGTGCACTCGGCCATGCACGGGGAAAGCAGGCTGCCCTACGGGCTGCTGGTCCGGTTGCTCAGCGGTGGCGCCGAACTGGCCATGCCCGTCGGTGTCCACCCGGTCGCGCCCTTGACCGAACGTCAGCTCACGGTGCTCACGCTGATGGCGGACGGGCACGGCAACGCCGACATCGCGCGGAAACTGTCCTGTTCGGAGCACACCGTGAAGAACGTCATCTACGAGCTGATGGCGCGGCTTCAAGTGCGCAACCGTGCCCACGCGGTCGCGCACGCGGTCCGCGCCGGGTTGATCTGACCGGCGGGCTCAGCTCGTCGGCAGGAACTCCGGTGGCCGTCGCGCCCGGGTGGCCTGCTCGAACGCGTAGGCCAGCGCCAGGACGGTCGGCTCGCTGTACCGGCCCGCCATGATCGAGAGGCCGACCGGCAGCGGACCGACGAACGCCATGGGGACGGTCACGTTCGCGTAGCCGGACACCGCGGCGGGTGTGGACGAGCCGAACGGGTAGGCGTCGCCCTTGCCCAGCGTGGTCCGCCACGCCGGCCCGTTCGTCGGCGCCACGATCGCGTCCAGCCGATGCGCGGCGAGCGTGTCGTCCAGCCCGCGCCGCGCCGCTCCGGTCGCTTCCGCACGCAGGCGCAAATACTCCGGATCGGTCAGATCACCGCTCGTGGCCTGGGCTTCTTCGAACAGCTCCTGTCCGAAGTGGCCCATCTCGGTGTCCGCGTTGGACTGGTTGAACTCGATCAGTCCCGCCAGATCCGCGGGATGATCGCCGGGGGTCGCCGCCAGATACTCGTTGATGCCGTGCTTGAACTCGTACAGCATCGACGGCAGCTCGGAGCGGCCCACCACGTCCAGGCCCGGGATGCTCACCTCGACCGGGATCGCGCCGAGGGACGCCAGCCGCTCCACGGCGCGGGTGAACACCGCCACGGTTTCCGGGCTGGTGCCACCGGTCGCGTCCCAGACACCGATCCTCTTGCCTCGCAACGCGTCGGGATCCAGGAAGCGCAGATAGTCCGATCGGACCGGACCGCCGTCGGTGGCCGGGTCGCGGGCGTCCGCACCGTTGAGCACCCCCAGCAGGACGGCGGCGTCGGTCACCGTGCGGGCCAGGGGCCCCGCGGTGTCCTGCACCCCGGAGATCGGCACCAGGCCATGACGGCTCACCAGGCCGATACTCGGTTTGACGCCGACGACCCCGTTCGCGCCCGCCGCGGAGACGATCGAGCCGTTGGTCTCCGTTCCCACCGCGACGGTGGCCAGGTTCGCGGCGATCGCCGCGCTGGAACCGCTCGACGAGCCGCAGGTGTTGCGGTCCAGCACGTAGGGGTTGGCGGTCTGCCCGCCGACCGCGCTCCAGCCACTGGACGAGCGGCGGTCGCGGAAGTTCGCCCACTCCGAGAGGTTCGTCTTGCCGAGGATCACCGCCCCGGCCGCCCGCAGCAGCTTGACCAAATGGGCGTCGGCGGCCGGGCGTGCCCCGGCCAGCGCGAACGAACCCGCCGTGGTCCGCTGCCGGTCCGCGGTGTCGATGTTGTCCTTCAGCAGCACCGGGATGCCGTCCAGGAGACCACGCGCCCGGCCAGCTTCGCGGCGCTCGTCACTCGCCGCCGCGAGGTTCGGCGCGTCCGGGTTGGTCGTGATGACCGAACACAACCGCGGGTCGAGCCGGCGGATGCGGTCGAGGTAGAACGCCGTCAGCTCCGCCGAGGTCAGCCGACCGGCGTCCATCGCGCGCCGCAGGTCCGGGATCGTGGCCTGTTCGAGGTCGATCCCCGCGAGCGTGGGCGGTTCGACCGGAGCGGGCGCGGAAGGGTGCGCGTTCACGGGGACGCCTCCTCGGTGGCCTCCATCAGCGTGGTCAGCAACCCGGCCAGGCCGGACACGTGCGGCGGGCGCAGCACTCCCATGTGGTCGCCGCCGACACGGTGGATCTTGAGCCCGCCCGGCGCCAGCTTGACCCAGCGGTCCCGGTACTGCGCGTAGCTCTGCCCGAAGTTGGTCTCGTGCAGGCCGTCGGCCAGCTCGTCGCCGACCAGCAGATGGGTCCGGCCGGGGTACGGGCGCTGGCGGTAGCCGAGCATCGCCTGGGTCAGCTCTCGCCAGACCCGGATCCGGCGCGGCCAGAACGGGTCACCCGGCACCGGTGGTTCCTTCGTGCCCTCGTCGATGATGTAGTCCAGTACCTCGGCGAACTGGCGCCGGATCTCGGCGAGTTCGTCGGGATCGGTCGTGGAGTTCAGTTCCTCCAGGAGTTTCTCGCCACGGACGAACATGGCGGTCTCCTCCCACATGTTCTCCCGCTTGTAGAAGTCCTGTGCCGGGTCGAGCAGCATCAGCGTGAGACGGTCGCCGTCGCGATGCAGGATGCGGGCCATCTCACCGGTGACCAGTCCCCCGCCACACCAGCCGAGCAGGTGATAAGGACCCTCCGGGCACACCGCGCGGATCTGCTCCACGAACAACGCGGCCACACTCGCGATGCTCTGCGGCGACGGCGTGTCCCGGTGCAGGCCGGGCCATTCCAGCGCGGCGACCGGACGATCGACGCTCATGTGCTCGGCCAGCCGCACGTACCAGAGGCCACCACCCGGGTACATGCAGAACAACGGTGGTTTCGTACCGGTGCGGCGCAGCCATACGACGGCGTCCCGCGCCCAGGACGCGGCCGATTCCATCGCCGCCGCCTCGGTGGGCGGGAACCCGCCTTCGCTGGCCGGGTCCACCGCCGCGGCCAGGTCGATCACCGTGCGGTGCTCGTAGAAGTCCCGCAGCTCGACCGGGAGGCCGTGCTCCTCGCGGAGTTCGACCAGCACCCGGATGATCAGCAGCGAGTGCAGGCCCAGATCACTGAACGGGACGTCCACCCCCACGCGGTCGATGCCGAGCCCCTTGGCCAGCGCGGTGGCGATGATGTTCTCCACCGCGGTCCGCGGCGCCAGCGCGGCACGTGCGGTGGCCGTCGGTTCGGGCAGGGCCTTGGTGTCGAGCTTGCCGCTCGGGGTGGTGGGCAGTTCGGCCAGCACCACCCACGCGGACGGGATCAGGTAGTCCGGTACGGCACCGGCCAGCAGACCGGGCAGCCCGGACGGATCGAGTCCGTCGTGGGCGGGTACGAGGTACGCGACCAGTTCTTGGTCGCCGCGGGCGGTCCGGCGGGCACGCACGGCCACGTCGCGCAGCTCGGCGTGTGCTCGCAGCACCGCTTCCACCTCCCCCGGCTCGACGCGGTAGCCGCGGATCTTCACCTGGTCGTCGGCCCGCCCGGCGAATTCCAGCACCCCGTCGGGCCGATAGCGGGCCAGGTCGCCGGTGCGGTACAGCCGGCGGCCGTCGGCATAGGGGTCCGGCACGAACCGGTCGGCGGTCAGGCCGGGGCGGCCGCGGTAGCCGCGGGCGAGCTGGGCGCCGCCGATGTACAGCTCGCCGAGCACGCCGACCGGGACCGGCTCGAGGTCGGCGTCCAGCACGCGCAGCACGGTGTTCGGGCCAGGCCTGCCGATCGGCACCGGCCCCGCGTCGAGCTCCCCGATCCCGCTCACGTGCGAAGTGCAGCCGACGGTGGCCTCGGTCGGTCCGTACTCGTTGTCCACCAGGACGTCCGGGGCGTGCCGGATCCAGGCGGTGAGCATGTCCCTGGTCAGTTCTTCACCGCCCACGACGAGCCGGGACGCCGCGCCGGCGAACGCCTCGGCGGGCAGCATCTGGGTGAGCGCCACGAGATGCGACGGCGTGAGCTTGACCAGATCGAAGCCGCCTCCGGACAGCACCGAGACCAGCGCCTCGATCGCCGGTGTGTCGTCGTCGGGGGTGAGGGTGACCGTCCCGCCGGACAGCAGCGCCGGGAACAGCGAGGTCGCCGGCAGGTCGAAAGCCATCGAGGAGTACAGCGGCGAGTCCGCCGAACCGGCTGTACCGGCACGCCAGCACAGGTAGTTGACCAGATTGCGATGCTCGACCATGACTCCCTTCGGAGTCCCCGTCGAGCCGGACGTGTAGATGACATAGGCGAGCGTCGACGGCGTCGCGGTCCGGCCCAGATCGTCGTCCGGCTGGGCCGCGACGGCCGGGTCTGCGGCCAGGACCGCCGCGGTGCCGGGCACTCGGCCGGTCAGCGCGGATTCGGTGACCACCGTGGTCGCGCCCGCCTCGGCCAGCACCGTGGCCAGCCGTTTCGCCGGGTGTCCCGGGTCGAGCGGCAGATAGGCCGCGCCGGATTTGAGCACCGCCAGCAACGCGGTGACCAGCTCCGGACCGCGGCGCAGCAGCACGCCGACGACCGTTTCCGGGCTCGCGCCCCGCTCGCGCAGGTGACGTGCCAGCTTGTTCGCGCGAGCGTTGAGCTCGGCGTAGGTGACCGTCGTTCCGTCCGCGCAGCGCAGCGCGGTCGCGTCCGGGGTGCGCGCGGCCTGGCGCTCGAACAGCTCGTGCACGCACGCGTCCGGGTATTCGGCGACCGGCCCGTCCGCGAACGACATCAACCGGTCGATCTCGGCCGGGGCGATCGCGGCGCCGCGGACCTCGCCGTCCGGATCGGCGGCCATGGCCTCGAGCACCCGCCGGTACATCGCGGCGAGGGCGGGCACGTGGTCCGGAGCGATCCGGTCCGCCTGTGCCCGGAAGTGCAGAACGCCGGGGAAGCTCCACACGTCCACGCCGAACCCGTTGTAGCTCTCGTCCACGATCTTCGCCGTCTCCACCCGCTGGGTGTCGAAGACGTGGAAGTCCAGGTAGGCGAACGAGATGTCCACCAGCGGACGACCTGCCCCCCAGAGCCGCTGCAACTCGCCGAGCGGGAACCGCCGGTGCGGCCAGACCGCCACCTCCTCGGCGAACACCTGCCGGACGAGGCCGGCCCAGGTCCTGGCGGTCAGGTCGACGCACACCGGCAGCGGGTTGAGATGCATCCCCCTGGCGAGTTCACCGCCGGGTTCCTCCAGTCTGCCGTTGTGCACCAGCCCGGTGTGGAACCGGTTCGATCCGCTGATCGTGCTCAGCACCTTGAGGTGCGCGGCGAACAGCACGGTCTTCAGCGAGGCGCCCGCCACCGCGGCCAGCGCACGCAATCGGGGTTCCAGGTCGGCGTAGCGCACGCTGACCTGATGGGGCAGGCCGTCCGCGCTCGGCGCCGCCGCCCACCCGGGCGGCAGGGTGACCGGGTCGTAACGGTCCAGCCGCTCGCGCCAGAACTCCCTGTCCACAGTGGACTCCAGGGAACGTTTCTCGTGCGCGATGAAGTCGGCGAACCGTACCGGCGCCTGTTCGGGGAACGTCGGCGCGAGCCCGTCCCTGAGGCTGCGGTAAGTGTCCAGGAGCTCTTCGAGCAGTGAGTGGTGACTCCAGCCGTCGAGCACCGCGTGACACTCGATGAACGACAGCGTCCAGCGGCGCTCGGCGGTCTGATGCACGTGGAAACGCACCAGCGGCGCGCTCGTGACGTCGAGGGGACTGCGGCGGCTGTCGGCGACGAACGCCGCCAGTATCTCCTCCACCCGCGCCTCGGAGATCTCGCGCAGATCGTCGTGACCGACCTCCATCGGGGCGGTCCGGTGCACGAGCTGCATGGGCACCCGGTAGGTGGTCAGATCGAAGCTGGTGCGCAGGATCTCGTGCCGCCGCACCAGCAGCGCCGCCGCTTCCCGCAGCGCGGACAGCGAGAACGGCGCGTCGTCGACGATCGGGAACAGCGTGATGTTGTGGTAGAGGCTGACCTCCTTGTCCGCCACCATTTCGTAGACCATCGCGGTCTGGCCCATGGACATCGGATAGGCGTCGTCGAGGTCTTCCGGCAGCGCCTTCCGGTCGGCTTCCCCGACCAGCTCGAACGGGGCGACCCGCCGGTCCTCCACCGGGCCGGCCGCCGTCCCGGTGAACCGGGTCAGGCTCTCGACGGTCTGGTGCAGCAGCAGATCCTGCACGGTCACCGGAAGACCTCGCTTGCGCAGCAGCCCCACGACCTGGATGGCCCGGATGGAGTCACCGCCCAGTGCGAAGAAGTTGTCGTGCACCCCGACCGAGCCGACGCCGAGCGCGGTACCCCAGACTTCGGCCATGGCTCGCTCCGCGGGGTCGCGGGGCGCGACCGGACCGACGGGTGTCGCGTGGTCCACCGCCGGTTCGGGCAAGGCGGCACGGTCGATTTTCCCGTTGGCGGTCAACGGAAAGCGGTCCAGCGGCACGAACGCCGCGGGCACCATGTAGGCAGGCAGCAGCCCGCTGAGATGGTCACGCAGGTCCGCCGCGGCGAGCCGATGACCGGCGACCGGCACGGCATAGGCGACGAGGCGGTGCTCCGCTTCTCCCGGACGGCGGCGGGCGAGCACCACGGCGCGAGAGACCGACGGGTGGCCCGCGAGCGCCGACTCGACCTCGCCCGGTTCGATCCGATGGCCGCGGATCTTCACCTGGTCGTCGGCCCTGCCCGCGAACTCCAGGTCGCCGTCGGGAGTGCGGCGGGCGAGGTCACCGGTGCGGTACATCCGGGCACCCGGACGCGGCGCGTACGGATCGGGACCGAACCGGTCCGCCGTCAGTGCCGGATGGCCGAGGTAACCGAGCGCGAGGCCCGGCCCGGACACGTAGAGCTCGCCGCGCACCCCGATCGGCACCGGCTCGAGGTTGCCGTCGAGCAGGTACACGCGCAGGTCGGGCAGCGGCCTGCCGAGGGGACTGCGCGGGCCCGCCGTGCTGTCCTCGGCACGCAGCCTGCGGTAGGTCACGTGCACCGTCGTCTCGGTGATCCCGTACATGTTGACCAGGGCGGGCCGCTCGTCACCGAAGCGGGCGAACCACGGCGCCACGTCGGCCACGTCGAGGGCCTCGCCACCGAACACCACGGCCCGCAACGCCAGCGACTCCGGCGGGGTCTCCGCCTCGGTGACCGCGTCGACGAGCCGCCGGAAGGCCGACGGGGTCTGGTTCAGCACGGTGACGCCCTCGGTGCTCAGCAGGTCGAGGAAGTCCCAGGGGGAACGGGAGATCTCGAACGGCACGACGACGGCCCGCCCGCCGTGCAGCAACGCGCCCCACAGCTCCCACACCGAGAAGTCGAAAGCGTAGGAGTGGAACAAGGTCCAGACGTCGGACGGGCCGAAGGCGAAATCGGCGGCGCACGACCGTAGCAGCCGCAGGACGTTCGCGTGAGTGACCGGAACGCCCTTCGGCCGTCCGGTGGATCCGGACGTGTAGATCACGTACGCCACGTCCCCCGGTCCCGCCAAGGAGCCCAGGTCCGTCTCCGGCCAGTCGCCGGGCTGGTCGAGCAGCACCGCGGTGACCGGCTCGTCCGTGAGCCATCCGGCCGGCTCACCGCGGCTGACCACGATGCCGACCTCGGCGTCGGCCCGCATCATCGCCAGCCGCCCGGCGGGCAGGGACGGGTCCAAGGGTACGTAGCCGGCACCGGATTTCAGCACACCCAGCAGGGCGACCACGAGGTCGAGCCCCCGGTCGAGGGAGACGCCGACCAGCCGTCCCGGCGCCGACCCGAGCGAGCGGAGCCGGTGGGCAAGCCGGTTGGCCCGCGCGTCGAGCTCGGCGTAGGTCAGCCGTGCGCCGTCACAGCTCACGGCGACGGCGGCGGGGTTTTCGGCGAGCCGGGCCGCGAACACCTCGGTCAGGCTTTCGTCCGCGGGGAAGGTCGTAGCCGGGCCGTTCCCGGCGGCCAGCAACCCCTCGCGCTCTTCGTCGGTCAGCATGGCGAGACCGTGGACGCGGCCCGTCGGCTCGGCGGCGATGCTCTCCAGCAGGCGCACGAAGTGACCGGACATGCGGCGAGCCGTCGAGGAGTCGAACAGGGCCGTGGCGTACCCCAGGCGCCCGGTGATCGAACCGTCGGGCCGGGTGGCGAGCGTGAGGTCCAGATCGTATTTCGCCACGTCCCAGCCCGGGGATTCCGGTTCGGCACCGAGGCCGGGCAGCCGCTGTGGCACGCCCTCGTCACCGAGCTGGAACACCACCTGGAACAGCGGGGTGCGGGACGGGTCGCGCTCCCCCACGAGTTCGTCGACCACCAGGTCGAAGGGCGTGTCCTGATGGGTGTAGGCGTCGAGCGCGGTCGCCCGCACCCGCGACAGCAACTCGGTGAAGGACAGGTCCGCGGACAGGTCGGCGCGCTGGGCGATCATGTTGACGAACATCCCGACCAGACCTTCGGTCCGGTCCTGCGCACGTCCGGCGACCGGGCTGCCGACGACCACGTCGGGCTGCCCGCTGTAGCGGCCGAGCAGCACCTGGAACGCCGCCAGCAGCACCATGTACGGCGTCGCGCCGTGTTCTCGGCCGAGGCGGGTCAGGGCTTCGGCCAGCGGGCCGGGCACGAAGACCGGCACGGTGGCGCCCGCGCTGTCGCGGACCGGGCCCCGCGGCCGGTCGACAGGCAGTTCGAGCGGGCTGCTCCCGTCCAGCTGCTTGCGCCAGTACTCGATCTTCTCGGTGAGCCGACCGCCGTTGAGGCGATCCCGCTGCCATACGGCGAAGTCGCCGTACTGCACGGCGAGCGGTTCGAGCGGAGACGGCCGTCCGGCGGCGAACGCCGCGTACAGTCTGTCCAATTCGGACAGAAGAATCGACTCCGAGACACCGTCCGACGCGATGTGGTGCACGGACAGGAGAAGCACGTGGTCCACATCGGACAACCGGACCAGCAAGGCACGCAGTGCCCATTCCGCGGACAGGTCGAGTGGGCGGGCACCGGCGTCGGCCAGCGCGCCTTCGAGTGACTCCGGCCGGTCCGCGAGGTCGAGCCGCTCGAAGGGCACCGGGCCCGGCTCGTCGACCACCTGCACGGGCTCGCCGCCGGGACCGTCGGCCAGGTACCGGGTCCGCAACACCTCGTGCCGGGCGACGACCTCGTCCAGGGCCCGGCGCAGCGCCGGCTCGTTCACCTCTCCGCGCAGCCGCAGCCGCACCGGCATCAGGTAGTCGGCGCCGCCCGGTCCGGTCTGGTCGAGCAACCACAACCCGCGCTGCGCGAACGACAGCGGCAGCGGCCTGTCCCGGGGCACCGGGACGATCCCGCCGCCCGCCTCCGGAGTGCCGGAACCTCGCAGCCGTCGCCGCAGCAATTCGGCACGGGGGTTGCCTCGGGTGTCCATGAGCCGCCTTCCTGTCCTGCCACCAAAGACCGGGAGCCAGGGATGATCGGTCGAGGATGCCCGGCCGCCGCGGGCTCGCGGCAGGGTGAAGGTGGCGCGCGTTCACGCAGCCGATCGCGCGCCGGAGTACCGATCCTTCTCTGTGCGGGCACGCCGGTGGCGGTAAGCATCGGGTGCATGGATGCCCAGACGCCGCCGCTGCGCCGAAACCGCGACTTCGTGCTGCTGTGGACCGGATCGGCGGTGTCGATCCTGGGCTCGAACGTGTCCAACGTGGCCTACCCGCTGCTGGTACTCGCCTTGACCGGCTCGGCGGCCGACGCCGGCCTCACCGGATTCGTCTCACTGCTGCCGCAATTGCTCTTCCAGCTGCCCGCGGGCGCACTGGTCGACCGGTTCGATCGCAGGCGGACGATGATCTACTGCGATCTCCTGTGCGGCCTGGCGCTGAGCACCGTCGTGGTGGCACTGCTGTTCGGACGGCTGACCCTGCCGCACATCCTCGTGGTCGGTTTCCTCGAAGGCACTTTCGCGGTGTGCTATCGCCTGGCCGCCGCTGCCGCCGTGCCCAACGTGGTCGACCCGTCCCAGGTCGCCCAGGCGCTGGCCCACAACGAAGCCCGCCGCCGGGGCGCGGCCATGCTGGGCAAGCCGCTCGGCGGGATGCTGTTCGGCCTCAGCCGCGCGGCGCCGTTCGTGTTCGACATCGCCAGCTACCTGGTTTCCGTGCTGACCCTCGCGCTGATCCGCAAGGATTTCCAGGTCCGGCGCGACACCCCGAACCGGCGCCCGCGGGGAGCCGAGTTCACCGAGGGCGCGGTCTGGTTGTGGCGGCAGCCGTTCCTCCGGACGACCACGTTCCTGATCGCCGGCAGCAACCTGTTGTTCCAGGCACTGTTCCTGACCGTGATCGTGATCGCCACCGACCACGGCGCGTCACCGTCGATCATCGGTGTCATGCTCGGCATCATCGCGGTCGGCGGGGTACTCGGCTCGCTACTCGCACCCGCGGCGGCCAGACGGCTGTCACTGAAGACGGTCGTGATCGGGGCGAACTGGGTCTGGCTCCTGCTGGTGCCGCTGCTGGCACTGGTGACGGAACCGCTCCTGCTCGGCGCGGTGTTCGCGGCGATGGCCTTCGTCGGTCCACTGTGGAACGTGGCGATCTCGGCCTACCAGCTCGAAATCACCCCGGACCACATCCAGGGCCGGGTGCTCGCCGCCGCGGGCATGATCGCCTTCGGGGCCGTCCCGCTCGGCTCGCTGATCGGCGGCGTCCTGCTGAGCAAGGCCGGCGCCACCACGACGGTGTGGCTGTTCACCCTGTGGATGGCGGCGCTGGCGCTGACCACCGTGATCAGCCCGGCCGTCCGGTCGGCGCCGAAGCTGGTGGACACCCCTTTGGCCGCGCCGACGAAACGGTGACGCGCTGAAGGCAGGGAAGGCACTTCGGCAGGGCGAGGTTCGGCTTTCGTCGATTGTGCCGGCGCGCCCAGTACATGAAGGCCCCCTTCCTTGCGCTAGACGCAAGGAAAGTCAACTTCGGACTTACGCAGTGAAGCAGCCAAGTACGGTTTTCGCTGGTCAACGGGGTGTAGCCGCGCAGACTTCGCCGGGCAACACCACTGTCTCGCTACAGC encodes the following:
- a CDS encoding non-ribosomal peptide synthetase, which produces MDTRGNPRAELLRRRLRGSGTPEAGGGIVPVPRDRPLPLSFAQRGLWLLDQTGPGGADYLMPVRLRLRGEVNEPALRRALDEVVARHEVLRTRYLADGPGGEPVQVVDEPGPVPFERLDLADRPESLEGALADAGARPLDLSAEWALRALLVRLSDVDHVLLLSVHHIASDGVSESILLSELDRLYAAFAAGRPSPLEPLAVQYGDFAVWQRDRLNGGRLTEKIEYWRKQLDGSSPLELPVDRPRGPVRDSAGATVPVFVPGPLAEALTRLGREHGATPYMVLLAAFQVLLGRYSGQPDVVVGSPVAGRAQDRTEGLVGMFVNMIAQRADLSADLSFTELLSRVRATALDAYTHQDTPFDLVVDELVGERDPSRTPLFQVVFQLGDEGVPQRLPGLGAEPESPGWDVAKYDLDLTLATRPDGSITGRLGYATALFDSSTARRMSGHFVRLLESIAAEPTGRVHGLAMLTDEEREGLLAAGNGPATTFPADESLTEVFAARLAENPAAVAVSCDGARLTYAELDARANRLAHRLRSLGSAPGRLVGVSLDRGLDLVVALLGVLKSGAGYVPLDPSLPAGRLAMMRADAEVGIVVSRGEPAGWLTDEPVTAVLLDQPGDWPETDLGSLAGPGDVAYVIYTSGSTGRPKGVPVTHANVLRLLRSCAADFAFGPSDVWTLFHSYAFDFSVWELWGALLHGGRAVVVPFEISRSPWDFLDLLSTEGVTVLNQTPSAFRRLVDAVTEAETPPESLALRAVVFGGEALDVADVAPWFARFGDERPALVNMYGITETTVHVTYRRLRAEDSTAGPRSPLGRPLPDLRVYLLDGNLEPVPIGVRGELYVSGPGLALGYLGHPALTADRFGPDPYAPRPGARMYRTGDLARRTPDGDLEFAGRADDQVKIRGHRIEPGEVESALAGHPSVSRAVVLARRRPGEAEHRLVAYAVPVAGHRLAAADLRDHLSGLLPAYMVPAAFVPLDRFPLTANGKIDRAALPEPAVDHATPVGPVAPRDPAERAMAEVWGTALGVGSVGVHDNFFALGGDSIRAIQVVGLLRKRGLPVTVQDLLLHQTVESLTRFTGTAAGPVEDRRVAPFELVGEADRKALPEDLDDAYPMSMGQTAMVYEMVADKEVSLYHNITLFPIVDDAPFSLSALREAAALLVRRHEILRTSFDLTTYRVPMQLVHRTAPMEVGHDDLREISEARVEEILAAFVADSRRSPLDVTSAPLVRFHVHQTAERRWTLSFIECHAVLDGWSHHSLLEELLDTYRSLRDGLAPTFPEQAPVRFADFIAHEKRSLESTVDREFWRERLDRYDPVTLPPGWAAAPSADGLPHQVSVRYADLEPRLRALAAVAGASLKTVLFAAHLKVLSTISGSNRFHTGLVHNGRLEEPGGELARGMHLNPLPVCVDLTARTWAGLVRQVFAEEVAVWPHRRFPLGELQRLWGAGRPLVDISFAYLDFHVFDTQRVETAKIVDESYNGFGVDVWSFPGVLHFRAQADRIAPDHVPALAAMYRRVLEAMAADPDGEVRGAAIAPAEIDRLMSFADGPVAEYPDACVHELFERQAARTPDATALRCADGTTVTYAELNARANKLARHLRERGASPETVVGVLLRRGPELVTALLAVLKSGAAYLPLDPGHPAKRLATVLAEAGATTVVTESALTGRVPGTAAVLAADPAVAAQPDDDLGRTATPSTLAYVIYTSGSTGTPKGVMVEHRNLVNYLCWRAGTAGSADSPLYSSMAFDLPATSLFPALLSGGTVTLTPDDDTPAIEALVSVLSGGGFDLVKLTPSHLVALTQMLPAEAFAGAASRLVVGGEELTRDMLTAWIRHAPDVLVDNEYGPTEATVGCTSHVSGIGELDAGPVPIGRPGPNTVLRVLDADLEPVPVGVLGELYIGGAQLARGYRGRPGLTADRFVPDPYADGRRLYRTGDLARYRPDGVLEFAGRADDQVKIRGYRVEPGEVEAVLRAHAELRDVAVRARRTARGDQELVAYLVPAHDGLDPSGLPGLLAGAVPDYLIPSAWVVLAELPTTPSGKLDTKALPEPTATARAALAPRTAVENIIATALAKGLGIDRVGVDVPFSDLGLHSLLIIRVLVELREEHGLPVELRDFYEHRTVIDLAAAVDPASEGGFPPTEAAAMESAASWARDAVVWLRRTGTKPPLFCMYPGGGLWYVRLAEHMSVDRPVAALEWPGLHRDTPSPQSIASVAALFVEQIRAVCPEGPYHLLGWCGGGLVTGEMARILHRDGDRLTLMLLDPAQDFYKRENMWEETAMFVRGEKLLEELNSTTDPDELAEIRRQFAEVLDYIIDEGTKEPPVPGDPFWPRRIRVWRELTQAMLGYRQRPYPGRTHLLVGDELADGLHETNFGQSYAQYRDRWVKLAPGGLKIHRVGGDHMGVLRPPHVSGLAGLLTTLMEATEEASP
- a CDS encoding LuxR C-terminal-related transcriptional regulator → MISVQVHAGGALVRETVVEKLRQAGILVAAAADTVVVAAGGTIDEALNACPATRRSAGHRLIVAADTLNPAGVLRAFRAGARILLQTPETTPAQFGAAVHSAMHGESRLPYGLLVRLLSGGAELAMPVGVHPVAPLTERQLTVLTLMADGHGNADIARKLSCSEHTVKNVIYELMARLQVRNRAHAVAHAVRAGLI
- a CDS encoding MFS transporter, translating into MDAQTPPLRRNRDFVLLWTGSAVSILGSNVSNVAYPLLVLALTGSAADAGLTGFVSLLPQLLFQLPAGALVDRFDRRRTMIYCDLLCGLALSTVVVALLFGRLTLPHILVVGFLEGTFAVCYRLAAAAAVPNVVDPSQVAQALAHNEARRRGAAMLGKPLGGMLFGLSRAAPFVFDIASYLVSVLTLALIRKDFQVRRDTPNRRPRGAEFTEGAVWLWRQPFLRTTTFLIAGSNLLFQALFLTVIVIATDHGASPSIIGVMLGIIAVGGVLGSLLAPAAARRLSLKTVVIGANWVWLLLVPLLALVTEPLLLGAVFAAMAFVGPLWNVAISAYQLEITPDHIQGRVLAAAGMIAFGAVPLGSLIGGVLLSKAGATTTVWLFTLWMAALALTTVISPAVRSAPKLVDTPLAAPTKR
- a CDS encoding response regulator transcription factor produces the protein MGEPARVSVDAADPVLEAGIGCTLNGSPELTVVTNGEESDATVVVVDLVDDKVLDVVHSIRNQPHRPEIVLLATELSPGEALHAIAAGAHGLLRRREATANRLSRAVLAAIVGDCTMPPDLIDRVLEQGMENPAPDAPQTWARGGLNEREHAVLRLVAEGYETDEIARRLSYSARTVTAVVHDITQRFRLRNRAHAVAYALRARLL
- a CDS encoding amidase, encoding MNAHPSAPAPVEPPTLAGIDLEQATIPDLRRAMDAGRLTSAELTAFYLDRIRRLDPRLCSVITTNPDAPNLAAASDERREAGRARGLLDGIPVLLKDNIDTADRQRTTAGSFALAGARPAADAHLVKLLRAAGAVILGKTNLSEWANFRDRRSSSGWSAVGGQTANPYVLDRNTCGSSSGSSAAIAANLATVAVGTETNGSIVSAAGANGVVGVKPSIGLVSRHGLVPISGVQDTAGPLARTVTDAAVLLGVLNGADARDPATDGGPVRSDYLRFLDPDALRGKRIGVWDATGGTSPETVAVFTRAVERLASLGAIPVEVSIPGLDVVGRSELPSMLYEFKHGINEYLAATPGDHPADLAGLIEFNQSNADTEMGHFGQELFEEAQATSGDLTDPEYLRLRAEATGAARRGLDDTLAAHRLDAIVAPTNGPAWRTTLGKGDAYPFGSSTPAAVSGYANVTVPMAFVGPLPVGLSIMAGRYSEPTVLALAYAFEQATRARRPPEFLPTS